The following proteins are encoded in a genomic region of Nicotiana sylvestris chromosome 4, ASM39365v2, whole genome shotgun sequence:
- the LOC104218960 gene encoding zinc finger BED domain-containing protein RICESLEEPER 2-like yields MLDTAQHFEKAFDKLHLFDDGFSAYQCSHLCEDGGNAGPLESDDWVNVRNVIEFLARFHELTKKVSGSRYVTCNSHFEDVSELYCHLKMCLASEDEHLRKMAQQMQEKFKKYWGEPEKMNKMIFIASVLDPRNKFEYVEGALEELFGEEKGKKINAEVYAYMNSLFGEYLKKYSTESCPQSPSSSTSSNNTSNTPSGSVISASKIRTKLSLKKQKEDNGNGGAKSELDKYISEEQEPYSEELDILSWWKTHAPRFPILSELARDVLAIPIFSVASECVFSTGGRILDSFRSSLTPKCVQALICLQDWLREESY; encoded by the coding sequence ATGTTGGATACAGCTCAACACTTTGAAAAAGCCTTTGACAAGTTGCATCTTTTTGATGATGGATTTTCTGCATATCAATGTTCTCATCTTTGTGAAGATGGTGGTAATGCAGGTCCTCTTGAATCTGATGATtgggtgaatgtgaggaatgtgaTAGAGTTTCTTGCACGATTTCACGAGCTAACTAAAAAAGTTTCAGGTTCACGTTATGTCACTTGTAATTCTCATTTTGAGGATGTATCTGAACTTTATTGTCATTTGAAAATGTGTTTAGCTAGTGAGGATGAGCATTTGAGAAAAATGGCTCAGCAAATGCAAGAAAAGttcaagaagtattggggtgagcctgaaaagatgaataaaatgatttttattgcttccgtcttggatccacgtaacaaatttgaatatgttgagggagcacttgaagaactttttggggaggaaaaagggaagaaaataaatgcTGAGGTGTATGCTTATATGAATTCTTTGTTTGGAGAGTATCTAAAAAAGTATTCAACCGAATCTTGTCCTCAATCTCCATCTAGTTCTACTTCATCTAACAACACATCTAATACACCTAGTGGGAGTGTTATAAGTGCATCAAAAATAAGGACTAAGCTTAGCTTgaagaaacaaaaggaagacAATGGAAATGGGGGTGCTAAATCGGAGTTGGATAAATACATTAGTGAAGAACAAGAGCCTTATAGTGAAGAACTTGATATCTTAAGTTGGTGGAAAACACATGCTCCCAGATTTCCTATTCTTTCGGAGTTGGCTCGTGATGTGTTGGCAATTCCAATTTTTAGTGTGGCGTCGGAATGCGTGTTTAGCACTGGTGGCCgtattcttgattcatttaggagttcattgactccTAAATGTGTGCAAGCTCTTATTTGTCTTCAAGATTGGCTTAGAGAAGAATCCTATTAA
- the LOC104242754 gene encoding pentatricopeptide repeat-containing protein At5g65560-like: MIQLTALITPFRSVHSIPLFFIKFFPFSVSSSTSEESPEPSINHQLFSLLSHPNWQKHPSLKTLIPSLSPSSFSSFLSQYPNLNPQIALSFFNYLSCVPSFKLNVQSYASLLRILISNNLFRVAQKTRLNMLKSCETRDDAVFAMRLLLDMNKYDEFKLNVWAYNTLLMCLSRFVMIEEIKCVFDEMLSDLIKPDIYTFNTMINAYCKLGNIVEAESYLSKILQAGLSPDTHTYTSFILGHCRRKDVDSAYKVFEEMPKKGCRRNVVSYNNLIHGLCEAGRMDEAMRLFVEMGDEDACCPNVRTYTILIDALCRLDRRAEALRLFDEMKEKGCKPNVHTYTVLVDGLCKDFKLDEARVLVNVMSENGLVPNVVTYNALIDGYCKKGLVDVALDVFDTMEPNNCIPNVRTYNELISGFCRINKAHKAMSLLDKMLERKLSPTDVTFNLLVHGQCKEGEIGSAFRLLRLMEENGLAPDEWTYGTLVDGLCERGRVEEAHTIFRSLKEKGIKVNVAIYTALIDGFCKAERVDFALTLFKEMIEEGCSPNACTYNVLINGLCKQGKQLEAAQLLERMPESGVKPTIESYSILIEQLLKESAFNHAYKVFYLMDSIGHKPDVCIYTSFLVAYYNEEKLKDAEDVMAKMAEEGVRPDLMAYTVMIDGYGRAGLLHRAFDVLKCMFHAGHEPSHYTYSILIKHLSQGGLDIKTKASSINIADVWKVVKYETLLELFDKMGEYGCPPNTNTFNSLATGLCREGRLEEASRLLDHMQNCGISPSEDMYTSMVNCCCKLKLFEDAARYLETMLTQGFLPCLESYKLLVCGLYDDGNNEKAKATFFRLLDCGYNNDEVAWKLLIDGLLKRGFVDRCSELLDIMEKNRLRLSTQTYSLLLEGLDRTDNK; encoded by the coding sequence ATGATCCAATTAACGGCGTTGATTACTCCATTCCGTTCAGTTCACTCAATTCCTCTCTTCTTTATCAAATTCTTCCCATTTTCCGTTTCATCTTCAACCTCAGAAGAATCTCCAGAACCTTCCATTAATCACCAACTCTTCTCCCTCCTTTCACATCCGAATTGGCAAAAACACCCTTCCCTCAAAACTCTAATTCCTTCCCTATCCCCTTCTTCCTTTTCGTCTTTCCTCTCACAATACCCAAATCTAAATCCCCAAATTGCCCTCTCCTTTTTTAATTATCTCTCCTGTGTCCCTTCTTTCAAACTCAATGTTCAATCCTACGCGTCCCTTTTACGGATTTTAATTTCTAATAATCTCTTTCGGGTTGCTCAAAAAACCCGACTTAACATGCTTAAATCATGCGAAACTCGTGACGACGCCGTTTTTGCGATGCGTTTATTGCTTGATATGAACAAATATGATGAGTTTAAGCTCAATGTGTGGGCTTATAACACGTTGTTGATGTGTTTATCGCGATTCGTTATGATTGAGGAAATTAAATGTGTGTTTGATGAAATGTTGAGTGATTTAATTAAGCCTGATATTTATACTTTTAATACTATGATTAATGCTTATTGTAAATTAGGTAATATTGTTGAGGCTGAATCTTATTTGAGTAAGATTTTGCAAGCTGGTTTGAGTCCCGATACACATACTTACACGTCGTTTATACTGGGGCATTGTAGGAGAAAGGATGTAGATAGTGCTTACAAGGTGTTTGAGGAAATGCCTAAGAAGGGTTGTCGAAGGAATGTGGTTTCGTACAATAATTTGATTCATGGGTTGTGTGAAGCGGGGAGGATGGATGAGGCGATGAGGTTGtttgtggaaatgggagatgaggATGCTTGTTGTCCGAATGTGAGGACATACACGATTCTCATTGATGCGTTGTGTAGATTGGATAGGAGGGCGGAAGCGTTGCGATTGTTTGATGAGATGAAGGAGAAAGGATGCAAGCCGAATGTTCATACTTACACTGTGCTTGTTGATGGCTTGTGTAAAGACTTTAAGCTTGACGAAGCGAGAGTGTTAGTGAATGTGATGTCGGAAAATGGACTAGTTCCAAATGTGGTGACATACAATGCTTTGATTGATGGATACTGTAAGAAAGGTTTGGTTGATGTCGCGTTAGATGTTTTTGACACAATGGAACCGAATAACTGTATCCCGAATGTCCGTACGTACAATGAATTGATTTCTGGCTTTTGTAGGATAAACAAGGCGCATAAGGCAATGTCACTACTTGATAAGATGCTCGAACGCAAACTGTCTCCTACTGATGTCACTTTTAACTTGTTAGTTCATGGACAGTGTAAAGAGGGCGAAATAGGTAGTGCATTTAGGTTGCTTAGATTGATGGAAGAGAATGGTTTGGCTCCTGATGAGTGGACTTATGGTACTCTAGTTGATGGCTTGTGTGAAAGAGGCAGAGTTGAAGAAGCTCACACCATTTTTAGATCTCTGAAAGAGAAGGGTATAAAGGTTAACGTTGCGATCTACACTGCTCTAATTGATGGATTTTGCAAAGCTGAAAGAGTTGATTTTGCCTTGACGTTGTTTAAGGAAATGATTGAGGAAGGTTGCTCCCCAAATGCATGCACTTATAATGTGTTGATTAACGGGTTGTGTAAACAGGGTAAGCAGCTGGAAGCAGCCCAATTACTTGAAAGGATGCCAGAAAGTGGTGTTAAACCCACAATTGAATCCTATAGTATCCTGATCGAGCAACTATTAAAAGAATCTGCCTTTAACCATGCGTACAAGGTTTTTTATTTAATGGATTCCATAGGACACAAGCCTGATGTCTGCATTTACACTTCGTTTCTAGTTGCATATTACAATGAAGAGAAATTGAAAGACGCAGAGGATGTGATGGCTAAGATGGCAGAGGAGGGAGTTAGGCCAGATTTGATGGCCTATACAGTAATGATTGATGGCTATGGTCGTGCAGGATTACTGCATCGAGCCTTTGATGTGCTAAAATGTATGTTTCATGCTGGACATGAACCTTCTCATTACACCTATTCCATTTTGATCAAACATTTGTCCCAAGGAGGACTTGATATCAAAACAAAGGCCAGTTCCATTAATATTGCTGACGTGTGGAAAGTGGTGAAATACGAAACTTTGCTTGAACTCTTTGATAAAATGGGGGAATATGGCTGTCCTCCTAATACAAACACTTTTAATTCTCTTGCTACTGGCCTCTGTAGAGAAGGACGCCTTGAGGAAGCTTCGAGGTTACTTGATCATATGCAGAACTGCGGAATATCTCCTAGTGAAGATATGTACACCTCAATGGTAAATTGTTGTTGCAAGTTGAAACTGTTTGAGGATGCTGCAAGATATCTTGAAACTATGCTTACACAAGGTTTTTTACCATGCTTAGAGTCATACAAGCTCCTCGTGTGTGGATTGTATGATGACGGAAACAATGAGAAAGCTAAGGCGACCTTCTTCCGGCTTCTTGATTGTGGGTACAATAATGATGAAGTAGCTTGGAAGCTTCTAATTGATGGCTTACTTAAGAGGGGTTTTGTAGATAGATGTTCGGAGTTGTTGGATATTATGGAGAAAAATCGTCTTCGGCTTAGTACCCAGACATATTCATTGCTGCTAGAGGGACTTGATAGAACAGACAACAAATAA